Genomic DNA from Oryza sativa Japonica Group chromosome 5, ASM3414082v1:
tgGGTATGTCAACTACATCACTAAGAAAACATCATACAAATAGAACTTTCCTTTCGTAGATCCTAACACACGTGAAATTGCGCACCCATTATATTCCTCAGtacaaaattcatgtgaaaaactatcattgtttttttatcaCTTATAAAACAGTAGTGATCACAGCAAACAAGACATCGATAATTCAGCTTAGAATAGATCTCCTAAGGACACAAGGAAGAGGTGGAGACAGAAAAGCCAAAGTTACTTTGGAGATGAATCCTGCACGATCCTGTAAATGGGTAAACTGATATTAGAACCTGCAACCATTTTAATTAATAAGAaatgtggattttttttaagctgCATTTCCATTCTTGGTTACTAAAACagttaaattataaaataacTTCAGTTGATTCATTTAGCTGGTGGTCAGAGATAGAACGCATTAACAATTGAAGTCCTGTATATGCAACAGAAATACAGAATGCAATAGTTGAAGTGAAATTAAACTTTTAAGTGAATACCTAAAATTGGTTTTGTCCAACACACTGTTGAATCTATTACTCTTTTGAATATATTGCAGTGAGCAACATTTGACCGCAGAAGAGATGGAGGCAGAGCTCGCTGGCAAGAAAGTTTGTCCCCAAGCTCATCGCTTCGCCAATTTAGCAATTAACCATTACAACAATATTGAGAAGAACATTGTAATagcccttttcctttttttgctttCCATGACATGATAAGTCTTAATGTTGTAAACTACTAACCtttctattttttgtttgttcagGTTAAGATTGAGCTTTGTACTGTTCTTTTATCAAACTGTTTTCATGAGGTCTGTGGGTCCACATACGCCCATGTCAACTTTACTGCCAGGGCTCAGAATGATGATCAGGCTAAGAAGAGCCTGTACTTTGCAGAGCTCAAATTGAATCCGGATCTTCTGGCAAAGAGGATGGAACGCTTTGCAGAGTTGAGCCTTGATCCTAATATTGTTGGATGTGCTGATGATATCGAGCCCATGTGTGTCGTCTCTATCCACAACCTCCAGGGTTCTTGTTTTGGTATGTTTATTATTGTCGACCAATTGACTGTATTCTGATTAATATGCTTGCTTATTTGTAATTACTGTAAGGTTATTGATGTTTGTACGTGTGATTGTAGGACCTTCTCAGCGATTTATTTGATATGTTGATGTTGCTTTAATTGTAGGTGGATGCCATGAGATCAACAGGAGAATTGATTATGTAATGACGAGGAATCAGGACTATGAGCGTTGTCACTCATGTAGTGACCGTATCAAGCATCCATATGGGACAGAATTTGTTGCAGGGCATGATAGTTCCAAGATTCCGTATTACACTGCAGGCTGATGTAATAAGAGCATATTCATTGTTGGTTTTTAGAGGGGATCCTAGAGGAGAGAGAAGTCATAGTGCTAACGGTATACATTGTGGCTATTTTTCTAGCAGAAGGTCTCATCTAAAGACCATGTAATTAAACTTTTTGAAATAGGATAGTGCTATCTATCTAATCCACGACTAAATTTTCCATTTTCAGGTTAACATTAGAAGTTTTGAGTATTCAATTAGTATAAGTATAAAATATAGTGTTGATGCTTTTGTCACCACAACGATTTACAACGGTCACTGGTCGGTgcccctccgtccaaaaaaaaaagaccaatccTATAGAAGACTTGTGGCtaggaattcttttttttttttacagaataGAACGGCTTTGTATAGAAGGCTCGAGCTTCTTttcaaatttggtcaaactttatTATATTTCTTCCTTAGTGTCAAATTTAGCTGTCAACAGATAGATTGGAAGTACAGTGCAGCGGAAATTTTGAAGTCTCGCAATGCAATTTCTAGTTCATAGAGTTTTCATCCTTGAGTACCCTGATAATTTTATTCTTAGGTACTCCTAAATGGCATTATATGTCATTAATCCTATGTTCCCTTTTGCGCCCAGTTACCCAACAAATTAATGATTATAGGGTAGAAATAATGATGTGATGGATGTCTCTGCTTCTATATTTGTCCTTTAAAACAACTTACTAACTCCGTTCAACTAAATGGTGGCAAATGTTCTATTGTTTTTGCTGCTGGCGGGAGTATGTTTCGCTTCATATGAGAACTGGAAATTAAGAATGAGGATTGAAATTGCTGGTACTGTGGTACATTGTTACCTCAGATTTTGACATCCCTCAGCATGCTGCCTGTTGTCTGTACTATGGTTGCAGTCGCCTGAATATATTTCTCCTTGGAGCACCACAAGaatgtctgaactctgaacattgcaaagagcttttttttttttttggaatatgcAGGGagcgtattttttaattaaaagaaataaaattttacaaacaaacccaaaaaaaataaaaggagaaggGAAGCGGGAAACATTAAAGACTAAGAAACCGAAGCCTATTCCTGACTCAACATTTGGCGACCAGCCGCTCTAGTGGCTAAGGACTTAACACCGGCACCAACGCATTGGGCAGACGCCAAAGCGTCGCATCGGCTGCCATCGCCTTGGCCACCTTGGGCTATGTTCGCTGTTGTTTGTTGCACACTCtattgtttctttctttctagaTTGTACACGTCACAagagttgcaacggtgtcagAGCCTCGCCTATGAGCCTTGTCGACCTTCTTGCGGCTATCGCAGAGCCATAGTGTAgtgcccgttccgtcgtggcgcctagcaggaaaattaattcttaaaaaccctaattgcgaaatttgtttccttgcttgttgtctagtgtccgtgccatctcaagatctcaatccccgatctatcgtcgagttcaaatccgaatccaaatcctttcaAATCGATTCCCTCCGCAAAGTttagtttgcctcccccggggttcgatgggccgaattccgctcggcccatctctctctctctctcccgagctctctttctctctctctctccccccccggcgcgctcctccccccccgctcagcctcgcccgcgcgctgctcgcgcgtgcgagagtcgccccgagcgcctctcctccctccgctccgccccgcccgcacgccgcgcgcgcgtgagcgcgtgtgccgccgcgcctcctgttgttttcccgcgcgcgcgtgccgaatggccgaccgcccggtcgccgccgtcgtcagcgcctgcccgcgcctgccgccagtgtcgccgctccgctccaaaccgccgccgtcatcgccgtcgtcatcgccccccccgctccctcctccttttcccgatccggcaaaggggcaagccccctttctccccctcctttttcccttttcctcccgccggcgtcatcctccctgtcgccaaTTTGgtcgctagccggagcgccagctcgcgccttgaccgcgcaagtcggttctcaaaccgacattgccgtccCCTTTAAACCCCCGGCCTCCCCTTACCCCCCCTCCTCTTCCATTCGTCTCCGCGCCATAGCCGCCGCCCCGTGCTCTGTCTCAcctccgccgtccttcgccgagcgccgggagagccggtgcattcgaggacgcggaaggggacttcggccgcgccctctccttccccttccccggcccgaggccggagagattactcccgcgccgtcggcctctcgtcacagcgcccctcctcttctcggtgatgtctctctccgttcttcctcctcgctccaactcctccccctagctttcggtagtagctcgagtagaccccccgtagctagccggcgccgccccaaccgtcgccttcgctcgccgtgtgctcgccgccgtcgccgcccgagctccgtagcacccgctcgtcgccggcctcgctcggcgtagttccgcccaatccgacgctagcgtcgagttcccgaagccgcgtaggTGCTCTCACCGAcgggaatcgacccctcgtggcctcgtcgccgtttccctcttcttccgccgccggttgccgccgccgcaatccgccgccatCGAGcgacctccggcgaatccgagccgttggctcgcctcCCCCTGTCAcgaacaaccgcccggtgtgctcgcttttgcccgtatcaccgtggttcgctccgccgctcgccgccgccgcccgccgtccattcgcggccgggtcgtcgtctacctcccgccgtcctgcgtggcagccacgtaggcgccacgtcggcgccagctcagcttagaccgggtcgagccgaccccggtcggtccctccccgtgcgcgcgttccaccgcaagccgtgaggctgcgcgtgggcccgtcgCATCTGCGTCCGCCGCGGACCGCGTGCGTGCACCGCgttcctccccgcccgcgcgcgtgcgccctccgcacggtgagccgagccgctgacaagcgggtcccacccgggaccgcgtgtggtgagcccggtccaccggactctctctcccctcccccgcgcacgcgcgcgcttgggacggccggcccatttagttCGGCCGGTCCGTTCCAATTCCCTTGGGCCGCGCcttagccgcccgaggaaaagtctataatccctccctcttttcttttctttttcttttccaaaaaggatttaatttaaTCCTTTTTCCGTTAGACCagaaatccaataatcttagaaattcaatatcttcccaaccgtaaatccgattgactccgttcaacttccaaaattcctcaaatctcgagatctatctaatggcatgcttagaggtcattaatagggctttattttcgccgtttgttgagttgttccgtttcgcgtgtagttccggagcccgaagacccgcagtgcgaggatttcgaggatcaagctccagatctcgagcaaggcaagccacctttgaacaccttgagcctatatttgaaatttaattatgttgcttgcaaagtattatgcattgataggatcacacttaatctgttgtcccgtctgcgaagcagattggcggacttacctaacttgtcgcatttgatccttccattgttaattgctatgccatgtccccttgtaaccatccagttgcgcctcgatactcgtgcactctgtgcgagtatcgacggtcgccttcaaagttaaaatctgagtaacaacttgggtaaaactggagctttacaaaagacttggaaaaaccCGACACTTGGGTCGATGtctgcgaactaaatgaattttccaaaaccgcggaccggggaacgtaccgggtgtacggtttcccgctctcgcacttaaggaccgattccttggaatttcatccaaacataagacaagtacgaccacatgggtggaatgggacacccctggctgagtaactagcttatcaggggagccttgatgccgagagacatgtggattcgccggggtggtgtcggggaggacccctgggcttcctggcacagtatggtctgggacctaacctgttgttggtctaggacccctctcgtcggcatatggtaaacctgcatcggctttcgaaatgccttgtcatgaaagcttggaggtctcccgacgtggctgatccccacgggctgggtgacccgggttagtaatgtcgtgtgggtaaagtgtaccccctctgcagaggtcattaaactgttcgaacagccgtgcccacggtcatgggcggatgtgaggtgattcctagcgtagttttgtttgactactgcttgtgaaattgctgttgtgaaactgggttcgatgtttggaaaacctgcagctgacgggatcagctaggcccgggtggcagTTTAAAAGTTgtgggcccgggtggccgtttgaaaagagTTGGCCCGGGTGGTCGTTCAAAAAGCttttggccgggtgccaaccttgtttcaggatctaaagactgatacattgcacatactccgaccggacgagacgcactgtctcaaccgtgtcgtttgagaagcactcacttagttgcttttagaaaagagttcaaataaaatcaattgcaaaaacaacagcctttccttgaagcctgcattaaacacttatttcccctggcttgctgagtactcccgtactcacccttgctctatataaatatctcccccccagttgctgaagaagatgaagcggatcctgctgatgagaagttcttccaggagcaagtcggctatgatgagttttagggtttcggcctagttcccaagtcgcgcctgtgattgtttggtccaagtcctggcttccgctttccttttgtaatgcagttgtgagctcgggatctgtccgcagcccaacatgactgtacttctactctataataaagaggcttctgttgctgtgatattctgtctccctgtgataccagcactgtttcctgggactggtatcgattaacaggttaatttggagcgtcacgggttagttccggtcgggactaattcggggcgtgacaagagatggtatcagagcacaggcttggccctagggcgaaacccgacgcttaggatgaccctaaggatactaagttcaaaactacttgcgaaaagctaaggtttcttttgttttctttattttcaatagtttgtttctaaaatggttactgatctttctccctctttcaaaattgtagatggcagtgaacgccagcttcagttcccacggttttggtgagggtcaccacgtcgctcagcttcgtgacctctcccgtttccttggcttctcgtgtcccgagtacacggggtactccgtggaccgtgttccccctcactgtaagctctctgtgtacctttaccctcgtggaggtatacacggagctggccttcgcccccaccacttcactgtggccaggcccactctccagatcgcgtaccaggacctctcctggactgcgcttcgtcgcctggcccacgactacagccaccgtctcggaggctccgccttccggcagcttccacgTCTTCCCTCTGGCCActcagacgccaggtacccttgtccgtacagcgagtctcagccagtgctgactcgcatggtcgagctttcggaggctcaggccactcagcacgacctactccttgaggcttaccgctcccttgcccgccgctacgccgctttggaggcccgtctggccgaggagggtgtcacctcagttgacactatcTCTTGGGACTCAGGCCGTCTCTGCCACGCtagccacctgtcctcccacagctcccgcggctctgctcgcactcccagtggcccgcgctcccccagctcgcgtgcgccgtactcaccagtgtactccccctacccacacccagttagcccttcctacacccccggacacaccccagttgcttcctcccgccgtggcccacgctttatccgcactgcgcggaagcgtgttgttggttcttccaccgtgttccgtttccgccacccagctcccccaccgccagcggcccgtgctgctgccggccctcgacaggtcccgccggtcccttcgcgccagccgatcgacgtttcttcaactgaggagccgactacaggaggcagccaggccgacgaggagtagaggaggcagtcttcagcagccgtccgtgtgATAGGccccttttgttccgccgccaactcttttggagtcgtggcgaggtagtgcgtgcgtgtgtttgttgtgggtgttgtttggtagtctggttctcctaggtggtgtgtgcacagtcaagctcggcgtagctctgtgacttgtccacacccgttgtatcaggtgtttttatgatttgaaaaatccagtttatgcctagtgtgtgctatctgagttgctatttgctttgctccttgccctcctaagtgcttatctgactcttaccccgccccttttctgggagtttagatggctagccgcccccgTCGTACAGCTCGTGCACCAGCCCGCTTTGGTTTTGAAGATGGTAGAGTTGAAGCAGAAGCAAATCACGAACCAGCTAATGAGCATtctcaccacagcaaccgttcgcaccgtACTGTTCCCCGCAACGCAGAGGTTGAGCAACCTCGCCGCAGTAGCCGCTCGCATCGCACAGTTTCCCGTGATGCAGAGCTGGAGcagtctcaccgctctcaccgcactgccagtcacaattctggagaagaacgcctcccttccccacctcatgtggaaaacaacatgcaacacataatggcagttcagacacaaatcttgcaaggactaaccacagccatagccagctttcagcataatgcgcatggaaatggccaccctcacgtgggcaacaatagatccaagctgacagactttctgaggtcacgtccgccagagttctctcagaccgtcgagcccgtcgaggctgacgattggttgaaagatgttgatagaaaactcaacttagtgcagtgtactccggttgagaagacgctctacgcctctcaccagctaagaggacctgccgcagattggtgggagaattaccgcaatgcacaccctgaacccactaacattgcttgggatgagttcgctacggctttccgtgcagctcatgtgcccgaaagcactattgacatgaagaaagaagaattcaaCAGACTTAAACA
This window encodes:
- the LOC4339500 gene encoding uncharacterized protein gives rise to the protein MRRPTIEEKLATYSMFQVRQGSTVPITAREWLDSLPPPPPPSPSQSGANSSTFLPAAAGSACEAPARKKRTPGRWRRIPRTLPHPCLRKRPMTWEELLADSLDMSDKAHCFREEDKPAFRESKAQMARFYQRMIDIEKNKIEQIFRPRVLSDTPEQHLTAEEMEAELAGKKVCPQAHRFANLAINHYNNIEKNIVKIELCTVLLSNCFHEVCGSTYAHVNFTARAQNDDQAKKSLYFAELKLNPDLLAKRMERFAELSLDPNIVGCADDIEPMCVVSIHNLQGSCFGGCHEINRRIDYVMTRNQDYERCHSCSDRIKHPYGTEFVAGHDSSKIPYYTAG